In one window of Vibrio sp. JC009 DNA:
- the rsxD gene encoding electron transport complex subunit RsxD — MAFYIASSPHARNKKSTADLMKWVALAAIPGIAVQSYMFGWGVLIQLLLAVVAALCLESLVMLLRKRSPVGALRDFSIIVTAILLAVAIPPLSPWWIMVIGLVFAVVIAKHLYGGLGQNPFNPAMVAYVVLLISFPVQMTSWISPNGINPSDIGLYDAWKLIFTGFDDDGFSLQQVRAGIDGITMATPLDALKTGLGQGLPAAEVFSEPQFSLLSGKGWDMVNLAYLAGGILLIKMRIIQWYIPAGMLVGLIVSSTLFYFALPGETASPIFHLFSGATMLGAFFIATDPVTASTTVKGRLIFGAMIGVLVFIIRSWGGFPDGVAFSVLLANMTVPLIDHYTKPKTYGH; from the coding sequence GTGGCCTTTTACATCGCCAGCTCTCCACATGCGCGTAATAAAAAAAGTACCGCAGACCTGATGAAGTGGGTTGCACTGGCTGCAATACCCGGCATCGCTGTTCAGTCCTATATGTTCGGCTGGGGCGTGCTTATCCAGCTGTTGTTAGCCGTTGTTGCTGCACTTTGCCTTGAAAGCCTTGTGATGCTTCTACGTAAACGCTCTCCTGTGGGAGCGCTACGCGACTTCAGTATTATCGTCACCGCAATACTGCTGGCTGTGGCAATCCCCCCCCTTTCACCATGGTGGATCATGGTTATCGGCCTGGTCTTTGCTGTTGTGATTGCCAAGCACTTGTACGGTGGTCTGGGACAAAACCCGTTTAACCCGGCAATGGTCGCCTACGTCGTGTTGCTGATCTCGTTTCCGGTTCAGATGACCAGTTGGATCTCCCCTAACGGAATCAACCCGTCGGATATTGGTTTATATGATGCTTGGAAGCTGATATTTACCGGTTTTGATGATGATGGCTTCTCTCTGCAACAAGTAAGAGCCGGTATTGACGGTATTACAATGGCAACGCCGCTTGATGCTCTGAAAACAGGTCTGGGACAAGGGCTGCCTGCCGCTGAAGTATTCAGTGAACCTCAGTTCTCCCTGCTTTCAGGTAAAGGCTGGGATATGGTAAACCTGGCCTATCTTGCCGGTGGCATTCTTCTGATTAAGATGCGGATTATTCAGTGGTACATTCCTGCTGGTATGCTTGTCGGTCTGATTGTTTCGAGCACGCTTTTCTACTTTGCTCTGCCGGGAGAAACCGCATCACCCATTTTCCACCTGTTTTCCGGTGCAACCATGCTGGGCGCGTTTTTCATCGCAACCGATCCGGTAACCGCATCAACCACAGTGAAAGGCAGGTTAATCTTTGGCGCTATGATTGGTGTGCTGGTATTTATTATCCGTTCATGGGGCGGTTTCCCTGATGGTGTGGCATTTTCTGTTCTGCTGGCAAATATGACAGTACCCCTGATTGACCACTACACAAAACCAAAAACATACGGGCACTAG